The Asterias rubens chromosome 1, eAstRub1.3, whole genome shotgun sequence genome segment TCGATGGTGTTGATCCTAACTCATACGTTTACAGTAACCAATTACCTAATTTACCTGTTTTGAATCCCAAGTTCAAGTCCGCTGTTGGCCAACTCTGGGCAATCACCGCCGTCAACTGCAGTTAGACCACTGATGTACTGGATGCATTCCTCCGGATCGGTAGTCACAAATGCCGGACCAAATGCTTTAATACATGAACACCatagtcaatcaatcaatcaatcaaccaatcaatcaaccgATCAGAAGAAATTTGTATAGtgcaaaaatcataaaaagacaGCTACAAGACAGTTACATGAAATTTATTACAATACACTTGTTGAAAAAGACAACATTTgagcagttttgtttttaatattaatagtgTGGGCATCCTTGATGTGATTTGGAAGAGTTTTCCATTattttggaaacttttgaaacaAAACTCTTTTTCGAAACTAGAAATTTGAATAATCAAATCTAACACAGCTCTCTATTCATGCAGATAGCTCCCATTGATAAAAAAATGATGTTGATTTTATAGACTGATTAACTAACCTGGATCATTGAACGGTACGACGACATAATTAGAGACCGCAAAGCAAGTTTCTCTGTTGGTGTTGGTTATATCAATAGCTGCTTCTTTCACAGCTTCTATTTCTTCACTCATACTACCAGTCGTGTCAATAACAAACGCCAATGAAGTCCCAACATCCAGATTAAGAAGCTTACGAAATGTCTGCTCCCCGATTAAGTTATACAGACCGGTATCTGAGAAGGAGAAATCGACCAAATTAATCACACATCAACACCagttttgaattttgtaaaataaaaaagaatataaaaaaatataaaaaaataagttatGTGATGTAACACCTGAATGGAGATGGTTTGACTTTTTGGAACCTAGTCATAACTTGTGTATGGAATTGTTAAACTAAAGTAGGCACGAATATATAGCAAgccaagttctcaaaagaaaccaTCTCCGAGCTAGTAGTACAATGTTAAAGCAAACCCTTTGATAAACGGTCCTAGTCTGATCGGTTAATGGTgctagggtggatttcacaaagagttaggactagtcttatctcgagttaggaccagttactcgtcctaacttaggaccacccatgcaatttgtatatctcctaggactagtcctaagttaggactagtccgaactctttgtgaaatcgaccccaggtctcatagttcaaacatagtcccacatactttgcaggaaagggtatgggtactttttgtaggacacaaaacgcAATGccccagatttacattaaacttacaccgtttgaaggtaATActattagaaagcttcccttaaaatattagttgcggatgtgctgtagtttttgagaaaggagtaaaacaatgtcatgaacataCGTTTTTACacgctaaaataatgttcgtctcatgatcatcgagacggaaattatttccatgacattgttttactcatttctcaaaaattacagcacttCAGCGCGTAAtcttttcagggaagctttctatacaatcattatcttcaaactgtgtaagtttaatgtaaatatgtggacattgtgttttgtgtcctacaaaaagtacccataccCTATAAAGCGCctcgagcgtcactgaatgacggataAAAAGCGCGCTATaatttataagaagccactcttgttttattcatatttctACAGGATTATGGATACGAACCAGGATGGTAAAAGAAGTCTACGGTAGCTTGGATTGCCGTCAGTGCAGCTTGTTGATGGTAGAAATGATGAGGTGACAATCTTCTTTCTGAGGATTCTTTATTGATACCACCCTTTGCTGTATCAAATCTAGACATGTCGTAGATTCCACCATGGGAACATTGTGGTGGGTTGGTATCTGTGGAATGCAATGATGAAATAGTACGTTCGATTCTTCGAAGGGAGTATACAAATTCAGTTTGCACTGGTAAAGCAcacagttaaagccattggaccctttcggtaaacagtattgtccaaggcccacacttcgtgtatcacaacttctatatcaaataacaaacctgtgaaaatttgggcttaatcggtcatcggagtcgggagaaaataacgggaaaacccacccttgtatccgcgcgtttcgacgtgtcatgacatgtatttaaaaaaaatccgtaattctcgttaacgagaattgatattgttttactgttttctcaaaaagtaaagcatttcatggaataatatttcaagagaagtatttcaccactagcttctgtaaaccctgtaagttatttgtaaatctgtgaacttttttttttccctgtaccgaaagggtccaatggctttaaaggcagggtattatacttttggtaattttcaaagaccagtattctcactttgtgtagaATAAACACATGTTTTGAACGAACCTGTGACAACTTGGGCTCAAATAGTAATCGAAGTTGCACCAAAAAAGTTGTTCCATCTATAAGACCTATGTTCGACCCATCTTTGAATACGCTGCTCCTTTATGGCATTCAAGTCTTACATGCAAACATTCTCTGTCTATTGAATCGATCCAAAAACAAGCTTGCAGAATTATTTAAGGAAGAAAATATAACAACTATGCCGATGCCCTTTCTACTTGTTGCTTGCAAACTATGTCCCACAGAAGAGATGAATTATGCCGTAAATTTGCCAAAAACTGTATTTTTTCTAatcgttttaaaggcagtggacactattggtatttgtcaaagactagccttcacagttggtgtatctcaacataagcataaaaaaacaaacctgtgaaaatttgagctcaatcggtcatcgaacatgcgagataataatgaaagaataaaacacccttgtcacacgaagttgtgtgcgtttagatggttgatttcgagacctcaagttctaaatctgagctctaaaactatggcacttcagagggagccgtttttcacaatgttttataccatcaacctctccccattacatgtactcgtcaccaagtaaggttttatgccaataattattttgagtaattaccaatagtgtccactgcctttaataattggTTCAAAATTAATCCCAAATCTCATTCCATGTCACtcagaaacaaacacaaattttatgAACCCAATTCCAGAGTTGATAGATACAACAAAAGTGCAATCCCCCACCTCACTCGAATTTTAAATCGAGTCAACTGACTttaacttttatcattttcacttatgatattttttattttattttgttggtgtttttatcGTAGGTCTTTTGTGGCCTTTGTGccgttttttatataaatatatatttttaacatattatttgttgtaatgTTTGTAATTCAAATGCAATTCGGCTTTTTGCTGTgacttttgaattttttttaaataaataaaccataacaaaACCATAAACAATACCAAACATAACGATGTCTCGTTATGATTTCTCAACAACTTAGTGGTAGACGCTGTGGTCATTCactaacaacaaaaaaacaacaattgccTACCTCTTGGCTTGGTTATGTCttgtccagacctgaatccgcCTACCAAACATAACAATGTCTCGTGAAGATTGCTTGAACAATTCAGTGGCATTACGCTATGGTCAGAAAGACGAAGTCAATTagacaacaaataataatgttttgcaACGATTAGCATTGACGTAATAATCAACAATTGATCTATCCTAAACACAGTGTAATCAAAAATCTGTCCATAACAAAAACCGAATTTTGACTTACGAGTTTGTCGACCCTTCACAGTCTCGGCACGTTGCTATATTTGACGGACAATCTGGATACTCTAAGTTGTTAGTGATGccttaacaacaacaacaaaaacaaaaaaatagaaacggTTTATACCTTTTACTTGGTGTACATCAAATCTGCCCAGATTAAGttggaataattattttattacgTAACTGAAAACTTTGTTAAGTGTAAATAGGGGGGAAACACCCTCGTGGTATGTAATCCAGAGGTGTGTGTGCCGGTAAGGTAGGAGATACTGTGCCCCCGAAGATTCGATCCTCCTACATGGCAAACTAtgaacaaacttcttctgatagcgccctcttttgagtcATCCTCCaccccatgttaatttcccataatgGGAATCTCCGGAGGCAGAAGTTCCTCCTGGGACACCGGCGTCCAATAGGAAAGTCAAGATTCTGTCCCTTAAATTGGAAATAACATAGGTTGAAGGAGGTTGTttaaagaaagtggacactattggtaattgtcaaagattagtcttcacagttggtgtatctctgcatatgcataaaataacaaacctgtgaaaatttgagctcaatcggactTTGTTCTCTGGTCCACACTTAGTTTGTAACGTTAAAGCAGCCACCACACACCCGAGTTAATTTCAAAGGTTGTCATTACCAATGAGTTTCAAACTATTGAACATTGAATTCAATTTTTAGAGTTTTTACCCAAGTAAACATCCGGGTCTATCTGCCCGTTCAGCTCAATCCAGTTGGTATTCGAGTAGAAACTATGCGCTAAATGAAGGAACCGACCGCAATCCATACGAGCTACGTCATAGTCTGGTGCGTTCTCATCTCCAACTGTTAGCTGTTGTAGAATGCGGCTGCGGATGCTCTTCATTTTCTGATGGCCTGTAAATAAGTGACGTTGGTTGATAAATACAAGAGTCAGTTTTGTTTGTCACAAACTGACTTGAAAAGAACTTCATTCATATCGACCAGCTCCTCCTCCCCAAAATACAGCCTGTCTGAGGTGATAGATATCGTACTTGTCCGTAGGCTGGTGCCAAACAAGATTGAggttgactttaaaggcagtggacactattggtaattactcaaaataactattagcgtaaaacctttctcggtgacgagtaatggggagaggttgatggtataaaacattgagaaaaatggatccctctgaagtgccatagttttcgagaaagaagtaattttccacgaatttgattttgagacctcaagtttagaacttgaggtctcgaaatcaactatctaaacgcacacaacttcgtgtgacaagggtattttttctttcattattatctcgcaagttcgatgaccgattgagctcaaattttcacaggtttgttattttatgtatatgttaagatacaccaactgtgaagactagtctttgacaattaccaatagtgtccactgtctttaactatggTACAAAACCAAATCTACATAGAGCTGACAAAGTAGTTATAGACAGTGTTCATTATTTTGTGAATtgacaaaccagtgaaaatttgggcctaaTCCGTTGAGTCGGGAGAAAGAGTGAAAATCGTGCACAGTTTGCACAGTTTTCAGCCCGCAATAAACACAGTCTCTAATTTTCAGTAGAAACATTTCTCATGTAAAATTTGTTTGAGTATGAACGTCATAGTCAGTAAGCGATCtagattaaaattaaacaatttgttcATACATAACATCTTTGAGTTTTGGTCGAGTGGTgatctttttttataaagataTGAACTTCAATAAAACACGTACCTGCATTTATCTGATTTCCGTTGAAATGCCATTCTGCCGTATTTCGAAGGTCATTGGATATACGAATATTGTTGTCTGTTATCGTCTTGATGGCGCCCACAAATTTATTCCATGATGCACATTCTAAACACAAACCAAAACGCACATTGTATTTTTACATTTATGTGAAGACATCTTTTATTCTTTCTTTATATTTAGTCCTGGTATAATTAACATTGTCCCCTATTGTACAGTTTCCCAGTCCTAGTTTTAGAATTCCTTTCCGGGTTCTTTGTTTTAACTATTTTGATTGAGACTCAGTCTCCTTTataccccgttcacacagcACTAAGACCTTACGAAGATCATGTCGAAAAAGTATCAAGTCGGGGTATGATCGCCGTCAAATCAAGCAACTTGGTAAATTGAAGACTACGCTCAACTTTACTGCTTCTACGATTACACCAAGACTAATGCCGACCTAGCGGTTTTCTACTTCAAAATGGTTGCCGACGGTGTTGCGTTTTTATTACGACCACAGAGATGCTACCACGCTTGCATAAGTGAATAATATACTAAATAtagggtagctactagttctttcatGTTCGTTTACAACAGGCATGGTCGAATTGCCGGGTGATATGCAAGCCGAAGACgaaggcctttatcacacggcaattcgaccatgcaaggttttaaacgaccgtgaaagaactagtagtTACCCTatcattcccattcataaatacctttttggttaaaaggcgtaataaagtaagaaactctgtaaaacttatccgttttcgagtgcttgagctctgtatgtttccacctccatggtatgttcagtatacatgttacatgtacatgtacgatgtccgtacgcgtgtgttttccggtgtggcggtttcaactttccgctgtgttcagttttccgaatgaccaaatacggtagcattacgtcatgcgatgcctgcgcacagcaagcgaaagtagtccatttttagtgccgtattgagtcatccattaccctccggtagctgcgttgtttttttatgcaagcagagtgtgacctgcctaaagttgtacccatgaatacatgtaaagatggggcaagagattatgtgactacacagaaaagaatcgtaatataaacaatttgggggtcactgctgagagaactacagtactcgccaagGTACTCGCGGcagtatctgacaggtcacccggaaaactgaacacgccggataACTGAAACCGCCACGTGCGCATGCGCGTGAAGTCTTcgtgcatattcgctggttttcctttcacacacaataAAACGTAAGGGCTTACTAAAGTCTTACTAACGTCTTACTTAGAGCCACGTAAGTGACCGATTTACGAGGGCTTCATGAATAAGGCCCCTGAATACTAATTTTAATTGAATAAGGCCCCTGAATACTAATTTTAAACCCAATAAAATGCTTGACAAGTTGCTATAACGTTTCCTGGAGGTTCCTTAAAGCcatcggtacagaaaaaaaaaattaacagatttacaaataacttacagtgtttacagaaggtagtggtgaaatacttctcttgaaatattattccatgaaatgctttactttttgagaaaacagtaaaacaatataaattctcgttaacgagaattacagatttattttaaacacatgtcatgacacggcgaaacgcgcggatacaagggtgggttttcccgttattttctcccgactccgatgaccgattaagcccaaattttcacaggtttgttatttgatatagaaggtgtgatacacgaagtgtgggccttggacaatactgtttaccgaaagggtccaatggctttaaaatattgATATTGTGTAAAAATAATCATATATTAGTCCTGGCaccaatgaaagaaacaacttttacATTTACCGCCATAATGTTTCATGAACAGACTTGAAGGATTCAGTGGGTCCAGATTCGTCAAGTCCCCTGCACTATACCGGTCAGGATTGCTGTCTTCAAAGTATCTCGCTACTACTTGGAGGATACTGGCTTCAGTAAGAACAGTTAAAGTATAGTCCGTGTCTGGGAGCGTTTGAGTGTGGCTAGGTAAGAACGCCACGCCCTGGGTGACTAGAGACACGGAGATCAAAACATGCAGCAAACCTGTCGGTTCCATTTTGATTAATACTTATGTAGTCATAACTACTGTGTGGCAGGGAGAGATAGCGTGAGAACTTTACCAAGTCTGGGTCCAATGGGGGAAAGCCCCTTGCAGGCCAGCAAACATAATAGACCTTAACAACAGTCTCTGAATAATAGCATTTACGGGATCATGCTTTTTGACATTTCGAAATACATTTTATGAAGCGGATCGAACTGAAAAGTAAACAAAGCAGGTTTTTATATACATTTTACCACCTGGGTTTCGTGTTAATATTGACCATGACGTATTCAAGCAGCCACATACTTCCTTCtgcttaaataaaaaaaataaaaagtttctTACAAAAGCGAAACTAGGCCTTGGTGTCGCGACTTTTGAATTGTTTTCCAGTGTAAGAGTCGAGAAACGGAACAGATTCAACAAATCGTTATTATTTTTCATCATCCAAACCATAAATACTGATCTATAACGAAGCAAAACTAGTGAGTATACCATTTATTGAGCATTATTATAAGCATTCTGAGAACAAAGAACAACTGAGTCTGCCGCCCTCTATGTAAATACTTACTTATAAATGATGGTGGAGGGTGGGTAGGGTCAGGGTTTATTGAGTTATATCGGGTGAAAGTTTCATGCAAAACACACCGATTCTGaaataacttatttttttcttttccaaaattctaccttttttttttcacaataaagAACCTGTCAGGGCTTCGCATCATTTCATGCTTGCAGGATAACTTTCTAAGTTGATGAACCGTAAACACGCGTGTCCGTTTGAAGGTATAGAGAGGTTTCGTTCACGTCAGCCttgtgttggattttgtttcgcatAATATAGGTATAGGGCGCTTGCATTCATCATGGGGTTTTTTCCGACATGCATGACCGATAGAGAACACGCGTGTTTTATACATTGCATGTTCTCATagtttgcttgcaaatgactaacaattttctatctatatcaagGACGATAccagtgaaatgtttttcatcTGGGACAAAAAGACAACTAAAATTCTGCCAAACAAAAGGTCTAACCGTTTTTCTACCGTTGCTGAACGTGTGTGCAAAGTATGATATAGTCGCGCACAGGCGCGTCACGTGaaagtgtcgacgtatcggtatctgtatgtgtatccgtaGACTTGCGAAACCATTATCCATTGAAATCTTCCTAAGAAATAGGCACATAAAGGTGCTCGCTCAAACAACAATTGAACAGGAATCATCTGAACGTCGGGACTGACGGCTCCGGAACacaccgccctctattgaaactGTTTGCAATACTTTAATTTTCAGCCTTAATCTTTATTCACTGCATTAACCAGTTATTCTGGCGGAAAACGGCTAGTTCTCATTCGTCACCCCACCCCCTTCCCTCCCAGCCTGCCCCTTCCACCTTTTCAT includes the following:
- the LOC117293245 gene encoding von Willebrand factor A domain-containing protein 7-like, which produces MEPTGLLHVLISVSLVTQGVAFLPSHTQTLPDTDYTLTVLTEASILQVVARYFEDSNPDRYSAGDLTNLDPLNPSSLFMKHYGECASWNKFVGAIKTITDNNIRISNDLRNTAEWHFNGNQINAGHQKMKSIRSRILQQLTVGDENAPDYDVARMDCGRFLHLAHSFYSNTNWIELNGQIDPDVYLGITNNLEYPDCPSNIATCRDCEGSTNS